TGGTGTGCTTCGACCACGCCTTCCACGGTCGCACCCTGCTCACCATGACGCTCACGGGCCACGTGCTGCCGTACAAGGACGGGTTTGGTCCCTTTGCCCCGGAGGTGTACCGGTTCCCCTATGCCTACTGTTACCGGTGTGCTTACGGCCGGTCGTACCCGGGCTGTGGGCTTTACTGCCTGGGGGCCTTTGAGGAGGGCATGGAGGAGAGGGTGGGGGGCCGCAACGTGGCCGCGCTGGTGGTGGAGCCGGTGCAGGGGGAGGGTGGGTTCATCGTACCTCCTCCCGGGTACCTGCGGGGTTTGAAGGAGATCTGCGAGCGGCACGGGATCTTGTTCATTGCCGACGAGGTGCAGACGGGTTTTGGTCGCACGGGGAAGCTGTTTGCGGTGGAGCACGAGGGTATCGAGCCGGACATCCTGCTGGTGGCCAAGTCGATAG
The sequence above is a segment of the Bacillota bacterium genome. Coding sequences within it:
- a CDS encoding aminotransferase class III-fold pyridoxal phosphate-dependent enzyme; the protein is VCFDHAFHGRTLLTMTLTGHVLPYKDGFGPFAPEVYRFPYAYCYRCAYGRSYPGCGLYCLGAFEEGMEERVGGRNVAALVVEPVQGEGGFIVPPPGYLRGLKEICERHGILFIADEVQTGFGRTGKLFAVEHEGIEPDILLVAKSIAAGLPLAGVIGKAQIMDSVHKGGIGGTYGGNPLACVAALEVLEMMADPGFLARGRRVGEQLEGFCR